One window of Metamycoplasma arthritidis genomic DNA carries:
- the gyrB gene encoding DNA topoisomerase (ATP-hydrolyzing) subunit B: MSKQEEISKYGAKNIQVLEGLEAVRKRPGMYIGSIGFRGLHHLIWEIVDNSVDEAMAGFATNIEVKLHPNNEIEVIDNGRGMPVDIHPTTKKSAVETILTVLHAGGKFDSTNYKVSGGLHGVGASVVNALSDSFEVWVKRGGKLYYQKYINGGHPVKPLEVIGEVNKDETGTRIKFHPDYQIMDKVAFDFGTIIDHAKQIAYLNKGLSISCEDITKNTIRNFCFEGGIIDYVSELNRGKKVIIPDIIYAEGTFRDKTPNAQDVIVNVAIQYNETYTSNIVSYANNIQTGEGGTHEQGFYDALTRIYNKYAEDNKLFKNNNEKISREDTKDGLVAIISIKHTDPIFEGQTKGKLENKDARIATNKIISEQLERYMAENPSHAKAIIEKCLLTQRSRLAANAAREASRKKEGSEFGNLPGKLADCSSKNAEVRELFIVEGNSAGGSAKMGRDRATQAILPLRGKIINAEKQDFTSVMSNKEVSSMIHALGTGITDEFNINKLKYHKIVIMTDADVDGAHIATLLLTFFYRYMRPLIEYGFVYIAQPPLYKISTAKVTEYAYNDAQKEEILSKLEDSKNISIQRYKGLGEMDPEQLWETTMNPATRKMLQVQIDDIASCDTIFSTLMGEEIEPRHDFIQENAKYATNIDF, from the coding sequence ATGAGCAAACAAGAGGAAATTAGTAAATACGGTGCCAAAAATATTCAAGTCTTAGAAGGCCTTGAAGCCGTAAGAAAAAGACCCGGAATGTATATTGGCTCAATTGGATTTCGTGGGCTACACCACTTAATTTGAGAAATAGTAGACAACTCAGTCGATGAAGCAATGGCTGGTTTTGCTACTAACATTGAAGTCAAATTACACCCTAATAACGAAATAGAAGTAATCGATAACGGCCGGGGTATGCCAGTTGACATCCACCCAACTACAAAAAAATCTGCTGTCGAAACCATCCTAACAGTTCTTCACGCTGGTGGGAAATTTGATAGTACTAACTATAAAGTAAGTGGGGGGCTTCATGGTGTCGGAGCTAGTGTTGTTAACGCTTTAAGTGATAGCTTTGAAGTTTGAGTTAAACGGGGCGGTAAACTTTATTACCAAAAATACATTAATGGCGGACACCCAGTTAAACCACTAGAAGTCATTGGCGAAGTTAATAAAGACGAAACCGGAACTAGAATTAAATTTCATCCCGACTATCAAATCATGGACAAAGTTGCCTTTGACTTTGGCACAATTATTGACCATGCAAAGCAAATCGCTTACTTAAATAAAGGCCTAAGTATTTCTTGTGAAGACATCACTAAAAACACTATTCGTAATTTCTGCTTTGAAGGCGGGATTATTGATTATGTTAGCGAATTAAACCGTGGAAAAAAAGTAATTATCCCCGACATTATTTACGCCGAGGGAACATTTCGTGATAAAACACCAAATGCCCAAGATGTCATAGTCAATGTAGCTATTCAATATAACGAAACTTACACCTCGAATATCGTTTCATACGCCAACAATATTCAAACCGGCGAAGGCGGAACTCACGAGCAAGGTTTTTACGATGCTTTAACAAGAATTTATAACAAATATGCCGAAGACAATAAGCTATTTAAGAATAACAACGAAAAAATTAGTCGTGAAGATACTAAAGATGGACTAGTTGCTATTATTTCTATTAAACACACTGATCCAATTTTTGAAGGTCAAACCAAAGGAAAATTGGAAAATAAAGACGCAAGGATTGCAACTAACAAAATTATTTCTGAACAACTAGAAAGATACATGGCTGAAAACCCAAGTCATGCTAAGGCTATTATTGAAAAATGTCTTCTAACCCAACGTTCGAGATTAGCAGCTAATGCCGCTCGTGAAGCTTCAAGAAAAAAAGAAGGTTCAGAATTCGGCAATCTTCCTGGTAAATTAGCAGATTGTTCTTCAAAAAATGCCGAAGTTAGAGAACTATTCATTGTCGAAGGTAATTCTGCTGGTGGTTCTGCTAAAATGGGTAGAGATCGAGCAACCCAGGCTATTTTGCCGCTTAGAGGTAAAATAATTAACGCTGAAAAACAAGATTTCACTAGTGTTATGAGCAACAAAGAAGTTTCATCAATGATTCATGCCCTAGGTACCGGCATTACTGATGAATTTAATATTAACAAACTAAAATATCACAAAATTGTTATTATGACTGACGCCGACGTCGATGGTGCTCACATTGCTACTTTACTTTTAACATTTTTCTACCGTTACATGCGTCCTTTAATTGAATATGGCTTTGTTTATATTGCTCAACCACCACTATACAAAATTTCAACAGCTAAAGTAACTGAATATGCTTATAATGATGCCCAAAAAGAAGAAATTTTAAGTAAGTTAGAAGATAGTAAAAACATTTCGATCCAACGTTATAAAGGACTTGGTGAAATGGATCCTGAACAACTTTGAGAAACCACTATGAACCCTGCAACTAGAAAAATGTTGCAAGTTCAAATCGATGACATTGCTAGCTGCGATACAATCTTTTCAACATTGATGGGTGAAGAAATTGAACCTCGTCATGACTTCATTCAAGAAAATGCTAAGTACGCAACTAACATTGATTTTTAA
- a CDS encoding LemA family protein, protein MLFDTRTPQEASGFRPNVDNSIKQAKASKGQWALIVILYIITLGIFWFVWNARRNHLIAKQTEIQDASSLIQAAQQRRRATLVKQLDIVQSYAKHEKSILTEVTKLRSKINELANEKDVTKLSSELNTLSRDINLQFERYPELKADRLYLTLASEVSAQEDEIYSTIRNYNFRVQQFNGIIYTFWTVCVAEKIGAYNLPYFQASEQERADVDTSVLLK, encoded by the coding sequence ATGTTATTTGATACAAGAACACCACAAGAAGCAAGTGGTTTTCGTCCTAATGTTGATAATTCAATTAAACAAGCAAAAGCTTCAAAGGGGCAATGAGCTTTAATTGTAATTTTGTACATTATTACTTTAGGTATTTTTTGATTTGTATGAAATGCAAGACGAAACCATTTGATTGCTAAACAAACCGAAATTCAAGATGCTTCTTCACTAATTCAAGCCGCTCAACAAAGAAGAAGAGCTACTTTAGTTAAACAACTAGATATTGTTCAATCATATGCTAAACACGAAAAATCAATTCTAACCGAAGTTACTAAGCTAAGATCAAAAATCAACGAACTTGCTAACGAAAAAGACGTTACTAAATTGAGTTCCGAATTAAATACTCTTTCACGTGATATCAACTTACAATTTGAAAGATATCCAGAATTAAAAGCTGATCGTCTATACTTAACGCTTGCAAGTGAAGTTAGCGCTCAAGAAGACGAAATTTACTCAACCATTAGAAACTATAACTTCCGTGTGCAACAATTCAATGGTATTATCTATACATTTTGAACTGTTTGTGTTGCTGAAAAAATTGGGGCATACAATCTTCCTTACTTCCAAGCTTCAGAACAAGAACGCGCTGATGTTGACACTAGTGTATTACTGAAATAA